Within Palaemon carinicauda isolate YSFRI2023 chromosome 14, ASM3689809v2, whole genome shotgun sequence, the genomic segment gaagaggcaacagatactgatacctgtagtaaaaagtcaaccctgttccttttgatttgttcatagatggtggattcttcttttcttccccgtcgctaataaactcctggaaattgacatttcctttctcaaagtgtgcgctaaccagctctgaaaaaaaacttcagtgagcaatgttctttgcatcaagtgaaagcaggtctcaactctcagcctggagaagattgctcacatcttgcatgccttgtgagagcttttatattctctcaaggaacactgtgctcgttctgttttgtcatgctggatggtgtgtttagaaccccccTTGATCCCACctcttgcctcatactgtgtacccaagtggctgacttcaggaccagctaccatccaccatctcagtactgataggtcttcagtcatgcccattgcactcccgcctgccttgatgacagtgatggacccagaacaaaaagcatctcatttattgcatggaagagggaaatattagtcacatagtgtagccattatgtttttgtggttgttatgcacatggtgatttgagctcttcactcttcttctggcaagaacaacaattgcttcagtcagtctggaatttacagccctgggtctgttacttgccatcttggtgaatggcattcaaggtatcatactatggtaattatctttattccgtgaatcgaagccgaggatttatccttttaccaccttgatctcaatcatttagaataaggtatgagatacgactaggttcgagaataaatataaatgacttacatctagcttgatcgttcatacagtatcgttcaagtcctttgcagtctgttcagcaaccaagacactacatgcaaagggctatagacctgttaatcttagctcggctctcctgcgctggtacaaccggtaatatatggttgcttattgatccagggcttattagacagcatctgggacgctaaaataatgatttaggcacactaaataatcattcggctgatactgagccccatactgaggttcacaacagtggtgccatccagcgtgtcctgattgagtgttgacattgctctactgctatgaggaagtcaatgggtaagtacatatttctaaatttggactctacgcagtaaaaaaaaaaaatgtatgatttgacatcaagagcattcggataagggaagtctttgcgatcttattgcgaaatgcaatatttctgtaaattcaatagcatcctttgtattaaaaagagcaatccccgacgagtctgtgtgctaattttggtgtctggatccggaaatggaagattctccggacaATTTTCTGATaacttctccactatcagtagaagcatcaaataatgattaccaaagtatttgaaaaaaaagaggataagtaaaaattatcattaattaaacataactgaaatctgttggtgaaaattgataccaaatactttgaaaagataagtaattgacaacaactgcaataataataataataataataataataataataataataataataataataataataataataataatagctataaattcaactgaatgataaagcaagcaaagaagtaaaaattataataagcaaaacttgaagtacttttaaactgcatgaatatcgctcaaaagaagaaaaaaacgaaaagattttgtgctttggccgactatggccaatcctcagcctatacattacattcctcccaagagcttgactctgacatgtttagtttattaaattaatccccaaaaatacatcatttcaccatgcctgcaaagtcctttgccattactatcaatattactaacaatgggatttaatttctgtgtactgcttggcacaaccgggttcaagtcccattgatttcgatcgtggcgttagataattgaatttcaggatatcaaaaattatttctagggtaggtgtaagtagtgtggaatgacaataaagatcctagcatttggcataatggtctaaatgacacagacaactgctaacaatgtgagcctgtgcaaatcaaattaggcttccaatggaatagtttaatgaacaatcctttttcagagagtcaagctttataacagaagactagcagtgcccatttaatccaattatgaaaaagggaaaaatcacacatcttagcattttttttaatgagtctttggaaaaaaaaattaagatccagagggagtttttttatggtatgctacaaaattctccatccactgtcatgaaatacttcttgttgctaattatttctggactgatccaccatcaaatttaattcaccctgactacaagtagaaaggcgagagaaaaacaacagggcagaagagaaggaaagaacagaacctctgtaatatatatctacgtggaaaaaaaaaacagatcaataaaatactcgtaaaagttaacaattactacagcagagttaggtagttcaatattcgactggtcttgcactcccagacacctgtcgtccagaaacgggtgaaatggaaatctctctcaaacacccggacatccatcaatttatatgagtgactgtacatatgatcatcacccaagccctTCTCCAACCGAGTtagaactagggagggccaggcaatggttctaACAACTTAACAGGTAGACTTTAGGCTTCTCCGAAACTCCTTTCCCCAGCTCCCAAGGACGGAGAGattgcagacattactagaaactattGGGTTTGAGCAGAGCTCGAACTCTTGACTCTTAGATTGTGCgccagggacgtttcaaataggctaccacaaatgTGTATATCTCGATATTTTTCACTTCTCATATTTTTTAACATTACTTACACTATGCAAGCACTTCCTTAAAGCTCCCCCCGCCCCCTTTTCATTTACATGTCCTATTCAATCTTCTATCTTCCATAAAGGATAGCTTGATAAGCAGTACTCTCACGCATTCTCAGGTTTTCTCACACACTGTTCTCGTATTTTGCGCACGTCATGCTAACTTTGTAGCCTCCAAGATATTTTTATGAATCAACCACTTACTCTTTCAACGTCCATATCAATAGCTATTACTCCATTTTCCTGGTTTCCATTTAATATCACTTCCTTACTCTTGTTTACATTTACTCCCAACTTCTTCGTATTGCAACCACTTTCAAAGTATTTCACCAACttctttattttttctccattacttATAATCAATACCAGATCGTCTGAAATCATTAACCAGTCCTCAATACGTTCACAACTCATTTTCGTATCCCACAAAGTCATACTTAATCCTTGACCCCTGGCCGTCTTTATAACTGCCTATAAAGATGAGCTGACAAGGAAAAGTAGCACAGCCACAAACTTGTCTCAAAACCGCTTTCATACAAACcagtcatggcctctgtaccatagtcttccactgccttgggttagagttgtcttgcttgagggcacactcgggcgcactattctatcttatttcgcttcctcttgtgttgttaagtttagtttatataggtaatatttatttcaattttgttacttgtttcctttcttcactgggctattttccctgttggggcctctgggcttacagcatcctacttttccaactagggatttagcttatcaaataataataataataataataataataataataataataataataataataataataataccaactagTCACTAATACGCTGTTTACTTCCTTTAAAGAAAAGTACTTTAATTTAATCGTTGTCAGTTAGATATTTTCAAAATCTTTCATATTGCCTCTCTATCGATTTTACCTTTAGCTATATTTACCAACAACACAACATGTTTCTTTGTCCCCTACCTTTGCATTATGATAACCTACCGCAACCAATCTTTTATATCTTGTATATTCTTTAAACTCAACCAAATAATAAATTACTTGTCATGAAACTACTtttatgtcattatcattattattattatcaattgctaagctacaaccctagttggaaaagcacaatactataagcccaggggctccaacagggaaaatagcccagtgaggaaaggaacagggaaaaataaaatttttaagaagagtaacattaaaatgaatatccctTTTATAAACTATAtgcactttaacaaaacaagataaagagaaataagatagaatagtgtgcccgagtgtaccctcaagcaagaaaactctgacccaaggcagtggaatacTCGAGTCATTCCATGAATAACACTAtcatatgtttgtgtatgaattatgatGAACTGAAACGAACATAATTTGGTCCCTACAATTATACGCTATGGAAATTTGTGATTTGATTAAATTTTATTGTTTCTGTTTAATCATCATGAATGAACACttataattatttgtataaaagtttttatttaagaaaataaggCTTTAATGCATATCAACTCGGTGGTTAAAcgcttttttattcatttacttaaaaTATCTTTAAAGTATAGGTTACATTTACAAAAATATAGATTagttaagagaaaaaataaatttctcagcTTTTAGTAGATGCTTCTGAATTGCCATTTTGTTGATAAGCAATTCATTATGATTTGTATTAtgcgttcactctctctctctctctctctctctctctctctctctcattggcgtATTATAATATTTAATATGTTACCTGATTCGACATCGTCAAGTTCTGAAACTTAAAGCCACATTTGTGGATTCTTAATATAACCTTCCAAACAAAtaatctcattctctctctctctctctctctctctctctctctctctcttagcgtaTTATAATATTAGACATATTACCTGATTTGACATAGTCAAGTTCTGAAACTTAAAGCCACATTTGTGAGTTCTTAATATAACCTTCCAAACaaataatccctctctctctctctctctctctctctctctctctctctggcgtattATAATATTTGACATGTTACCTGATTCGACATCGTCAAGTTCTGAAAGTTAAAAACACATTTGTGGGTTCTTAATGTAACCTTCCAAacaaataatcctctctctctctctctctctctctctctctctctctcttgcacacgcATGTGTGTGAATGCAGCGTTGAGGAAATCGAGAGCCAGCATAATACAGGTAATCACTTTCCAGGCACTGCGGTAACTACAGGTTATCGTTATAATTTCTCGGTATTTGCCCTCTGTTAGTCCATCATTTGTACAGATTATCTTCCCTCGACAATCTTTGTCATCGTTCAACGTAAATTTCTACTTTTTTGCTCTACATTTCTTCGTAAGTAGTCTAcagaacaaagataaaaaaaactacatGTACAGTGTTATCAGGAAACGTTGAGGTCAACTGTACGATTTTCACCGACTTGAATAAATACAGTCCTTGATATGTTACGGCTAATGTGGTGCTGGTGTCATTGCACGACTTTTGGGGAtagaccagtgttgccagatatggggatttatccctagatttggggattttgggtgtctgatggggatattctgtaatCCCCATGGGTCTACAGTAGGGATGAACTGTACCTCGGTTATCGTCTGAAttgtaaccccccccccttctctctctctctctctctctctctctctctcccctatcgtAGTTAACTTGAGGACGAATGTAAAAAACGAAgcgcatttttctctctctctctctctctctctctctctcctatcgtaGTTAACATGAGGACGAATATAAAAAACGAagcgcatttctctctctctctctctctctctctctctctctcctatcgtaGTTAACATGAGGACGAATATAAAAAACGAagcgcatttctctctctctctctctctctctctctctctcctatcgtaGTTAACATGAGGACGAATATAAAAAACGAagcgcatttctctctctctctctctctctctctctctctctctctctctctcatatcgtagTTAACATGAGGACGAATGTAAAAAACGAAGCGCATTTCACTGTTATCGCtaagtgtacttttttttttttttttttttgaaggagaaAAGACTCTCACTTTATAAAGTACACACATTCATCCTCTAAAAAGTGATGGAAATTTCAAGATTACAATGCATTGTCTGCGTAATACGAGGTCTCGCTCTTTTCAAACATTATAACGTTTCTTGTCTACAGTACACGTTCACTTTCTTATTTCTGTGCAATTTATTCTTCCAAGGTCGATTATTTACTGCAAGTACTTTCATAGTGAATGTTTctcttaatgattttgataatgtcATCTATACTTACCTTTGCAAAGAGAAAATGGAACAAAAGAAACACCTTAATTATGTCAGGTAGTCTTGCATCCAAAGACTGTAAACTTGAGAATAGTTTTAAATGGTCAGACGTAACATTAAGAGGAACTGTTCAAAGTATTTAGTATTAAAAGCTAAGGTATTTGTGGGTATTAGATACAAGATAAGCATTGTGTGTTTACGATAATCTCTAAAAGTGAATAGCTAATGATAAATATTGAGTCTGGGGGAAAATCAAAATGATAGGACATAATAGGAACATGCAGTAAGGCAGAATTGAAAATTGACTCATGATATTCCCCAACTTTTAAACAAATAAGTTTTAGAATTTTATGGCCAAATACAAAAAGAACGTTTGCTGATATTTGAACACAGGAAAAACCAATAATGAAGGATCGTTTTACAGATTACGTTCACAATATTAAAACGAGATGTAATGATCAGGGAGCTATGTTCTCTCTTGCCTAGTCTCATAACCTACTTTTGTTAaaattcgattattttttttttaaataactcctctATCATTTCCTCCTTTGCTGATATTTCtttctatatacttttttttcgATATATTTTCTCCGTTAACTGATGATGTTCTATTTGTTTATCAATTATTACATGTAACAAGACACACTTTATGGAGAAtttatatctataattgggcttctGATTAGCTAGCAACGTACTTGCTGCGGAcattaatatattttggttaaatttgggatttTTAATTCCATGGCCGAGTTCCAACTCTTAGCTTTGATATTGGGATCTCCtccatatatttttgtaatacatattatctttattttaaaaataattgccATAGCTTAGAGCCTCGGAATCCCAAGAAAAATAGCATTATAGGAATTACGAATCTTTTATgcattaatagataaaaaaaaaacaccatgaaaGTGTTTTGGTAATCACGcgcttctccaaatttgaatagaattctTATCTAAAATGATAGTACACGCCCCATGTTCCATTCATATAAAAGATTCTATCCagttggaaaagggtgatagattgatacttttgTAGAAAGATGTGTAGTAGGTATAAATTGTATTCGGCTCCAATTAAATAGGCTACTTGTGGCTATTTTAAAGCAGTGACGTCATGGAAATTTCTAGAATGGAAGGATTGAAAAGCTCTacaaattgtttattttcatggtcaaCAGATGGCATTAggagtagagtaccaaattgctaattatcgcCATCATCCCCTCATTGTGAATTTGGttgcttcatttctgttgctattttggcacaaaattgctataaaatcaGACGCAAGTGAACttaatgttccttgttgtctgaccACAACTTAGTTCTTAGgatattacaaatttcacaataaatgtcagaaatattccatcagcaaacaatcgttagttcaattacattttggggtcagttttactttaccgccaatagatggcatcagaggcaccttgtcccaactaattaagcctattatttgacgaccacgtgtaaaaaaaaagaagaaaaaaaatgtgctaggaaggcagaggctagagaattggcagTTGGTGAATTGTCCAACGATTGTTTCCTTAttggttataaatatttttattagaaaatggtgtgaatttttcatatgttatcggaagcaacctgagtttacttataaatgtgtttagtatttcctttcttcatcagaacacacgTATGCTAAGTCATATCCCTGTAGcctacaagtgaccaaggtaacaatcatcaccatagttaaggttggtgggacgagtttgggacagcgctgccaaatggaaattccttgaatgaagaataacattattcattacagattcaaataatttaaggagtaatagttaaaTCCCACGGTGAATTAATATTGGGTAATTTGATGCACTTAAAATCATCGTAATCAACAAAGGCAAATCgaataataacagaaaattatCACATTTCTGTCTTCGCCAACGCTTGCCTGTGTAGCGTCTTCCATTTGGGAACTTGTTTGGTAATAAGGGCGTTCCATAGTGTAACTCAGTTATGAAGTAAACCTTAGCATTTCCTTAgtgaatgtatgcatgtcagtaaagctgtttcttggttcaatatagattCAAAGaagcattaagtatatatatatatatatatatatgtgtgtgtgtgtgtgtgtgtatgtatgtatgtgtgtgtttgtgtgcgtgtatgtatgtattgaatatgaatcactaacactcgtgattttaatcaatgtaaatatcaaccacaatggcatttatgaTATCGAATTCTATCCTTAGAAATGGATagccacttagaattcatttatggtaaatgTATCTagccgggcaaggattcgaacctatgccggaGTCGAAACAATGCGTGCATGGCCGATTTTACTAATCGAGTAACAAGAGAGATGTAAGTTTTGGTCTAATGTGCATATACAGTTCGTTCGTTTGTTCCAGGTTGTCCTGAGTTTGAGTCCACAGTGCATAtaccgttcgttcgtttgttccaGGTTGgcttgttgaattcaggaatctgtctttgacttgaaatcaaccaagCAGACCCCAACCATCAgaaccttttcaaactttagcccccccccccccacccacccacccaccacaccacacacacacccgAAAAACGCCCCTACGCCCTTGATATGAggagttttttattatttctcactgGAGGGATCCGCTGTTTTCATATGGATTTAAAGATAACCTCTGCAACTGCGAGAGAAGTATGTTAATAAATTtcggtttaaataataataataataataataataataatacatgatcgAGAACATGTAATAAGGCAAAATTGAAAACTCTTTAATAAATCTATGAACTTTGTGTGATTTAGAAAACAGGGAACAATTTGAATAGCGAATAAGACTGTTCACGAGTTTCACAACAACTTagtatagttttttcttttttttttaataagaaacgtcataaaaaatgaatgtaaaaaaaatccAAGGTCAGGTTTTTTCCAGCAATTAAATTAGTAACGGCTGCACAATtatttccagcaaaaaaaaaaaagaaaaaaaaaaggctggagactgttaaaaaaaaaattattaaatcgggtggatagcaatttttttttttttttttcaatatgacttCGGGTGATTCCTGCAAAAAACGTAATACTTTGTACAACAGAAAAAGACGTCTTACAAACGCACACACGTCCTGGCGAGTGAGAAAAATAAGAGATGCGAATACTTTTCTGTATCTATTTACCATCTCCATATAAAAGTTGTCTTACTTATATAGGATCTCTTGCACAGAAGTAATCTAGTGCTTGACACTGTAAATGATTATCATTTTGGACAGTGTTCCTCTTTACCAACTGTGTAAAGTTTTAGGGAAGTAAAACGAGTCatgaatttttcatcattattattattattattattattattgttattactattaactgagctacaactttagttagaaaagcaggatgctaaaagcccatgggctccaactgggaaaatagcctagggaggaaaggaaataaggaaacagattgatagtgtgcctgagtgataccctcaagcaagagaactttaacccaagacagtggaagaccatggcctagaggctatggcactactctgataacaatggtttgattttggagtgtcctcgtggGAGAGTTGCTTACCGTAATCAAAGAGACTTCTccttttaccaagtggaaagtagccactaaacaattatactgcagtagttgaccccttgagtgaagaaaattttttcaGTTATCGtggtgttgccaagtgtatgaggaaaggaaagaatacGTTAAGAATATgcctagactatttggtgtatgtgtaggaaaaggaaaaatgagtcgtaaccagggggctccaatgtagtactatctggccagtcaaaagacccaataactctcaagcggtagtgtGGAACGATTGATATTTGCAGATGGTACAGTACTGTTGGGTGATTGTGTAAAGAAGCTGCAGAAACTAGTGAGAAGATTTAAAGTGCTCGTCaaaagagagagatgaaataaaatgtgAGCGAGAATAGTGATATGAGGGAAAAGGGAAACCAAGAAGGTTTTAGCAATGAATGTTGAAATAAATGATGCAGGAATGGAAACAGATAAATACTTATAAGAATTGGGGAAAGGGAGAGAGCAGATGATGGCAGGTTGAATACCAGAATAAGTGAAGCAAAGGGATGATAGAGGGCGTGAAAAATGACAATAGAAGAGGTAAATTGTCTatatgaaagtattattattattattattattattattattattattattacttgctaagctgcaaacctagttggaaaagcaagatactttaaacccaaggtctccaacagagaaaatagcccagtgggcaaggaaataaggaaataaaaacaaactacaagagaagtatttaacaactaatgtaaaatattttaaaaacagaaacatcaaaataaatctttcttatacacggtaaactattaaaatttaaaaaaaagaggaagagaaacgagataaaatagtgtgctcctggtatatcctcaagcaagagaattctaccccatgaAATGATTGTTGAAATATCTCTTAAAAGGGGCAGTGTCTTAAGAGTACGGAAATAAATACACAATTACAGTAGGATCAAGTAACGGCTGCTGATGCCCTGATGCCTCAGTACGTAGACCAATGGGCCTAACTGAAATCCTATGCATAGTCCGCGAAGGTGGCAATGTCGCGTACATGTGAAATTTATCCAGCATTTAGCGCAATATAAATTCGATAACAATACAGTACGAACGATCCCCTCAATCTACCACaacgcccattttttttttttgggggggggggggggttggtgttaCGTCGTGTACACTTTATGTATTCTGAACGTGAATAAACAAAAACTGTTGAAGCTGTCGAGATATTGTGCATGTATGGTACATAAAGAGAAGGAAGGATTGAAAAGGTGAGAAATGAGAAGATATAAAGTtgaaagagagatggatatgttatgATTATTCATAAATGTGAAGAAAATTGGAGATAATAAGTTGAACTAGTTtataatgcagattttttttttaggaagaatGAGAGGCGAGTTAGACAGctaaagaatatatacagtatgttttttttttctttttagtagatGTATGGAATAGGTGATATTGAGATTTTCTGCATAGAGAATTCACCTACGATTCAGCAGTGAAAttgtgaatgtggcagtgacttatattatattttattaggaTAAAGCCTTAGTAGGAGAAGAGGTTTAATATTGGAAACACTTGCGCGCACGATAAGAAATGACATTGGGAACTTCATCTGGTGATGACATATTTATAAGAATTGAATGATTTACTGTGGCCTAGAATCAGATACTCCTCGTGGAATCGATACTAGTTGGAGTATTTTAGATGtgaatttttatttttgcaaagCATCACAGCGAATAAAGGTCGGAAGAATTTTCAATTTCTTGTGTTGTATGACTGTCAAATTGTGACTAGGATTCGctattgaaatattcattttaatgtcattGCTCAGATTGTCCATAGGATTCGTCAAATTTCATATTGAACAGAAAAAGCACGAAATTTAAACTCTAACCCACTATCTACCATTTGATTGTTCCTCTTGGTCGATATTTGAAATGTCTCATGTCTATAAACAGATCTGTTACCTAGATAGAAACCCTCTTCTGGCATTTAATGCTTGTGAGTCGATTGAACTTCACACTACGCATGCTTCTGGTTGCATCATTAGATTAATCGTATGATGATATAGGCAATGAATCAGTTGGGACACCTGATTATTTCTTAGCTTCCCGGAATAAACTACAGCTTAACTTATTCGAATCTAAATTACGTGTAACATTTGTGGGCAAATCCTGGGTACACATTTATTATTCACTCTCATCTCAGGATGCTTTGCTCACGTGGAGCTTGCTGGCAATAGGCAATGGCATCTTCAGTTGGATGCTGAGAAGCAAGTAGAACGCAGCTCCCGTGTCTAATTAAGTCTGCGAGCTGAATACTTTGCGATCTTCCTTTTATCATCATTAACTCTGTCAATATAACACTTTGTAGGCTACGTTTCGTTAGTGTATCTTGGTTAAGCGCAGTTTTGGGTCTATAGGCCTATAACTCGATTGCATTCACGCGGGAATGTATATATTAGGCTTATGAGTGCTATTTAGAAATTATGTCATTGTGATCAATTTTACCTCAGAAAATTTGCTTGCAAGATAGATTTTATTGCTTGCATGATATAAACATCAAAACCAGCTGGAGATTTATAAAAAGTATTTTCAATCCAATGAAATGGGAGTTCAAGCGGAAGTTGTGCACGTTTTCGTGTTAATCGGTGCTTCGGGAGATTTAGCCCGGAAGAAGATTTATCCGACGCTGTTTCAGTTATATAAGAAAGAACTCCTGCCCAAAAACTTGGCCATCATCGGGTACTCTCGCGCTGACGTGTCGTTGAGTCACATTAGAAAGAGGTGTGTTATTGACATCTCCAGCGATGAAGAGGAAACATACGAAAAATTCTGGctgattaattttttcattaaaggCTCGTACGAGAACGAGCGGGATTTCGAATTCCTCAACCACTACATATACAAGACCGTGTCGAAGCGAACCAACCGCTTGT encodes:
- the LOC137652952 gene encoding glucose-6-phosphate 1-dehydrogenase-like, producing MGVQAEVVHVFVLIGASGDLARKKIYPTLFQLYKKELLPKNLAIIGYSRADVSLSHIRKRCVIDISSDEEETYEKFWLINFFIKGSYENERDFEFLNHYIYKTVSKRTNRLFYLALPPTLFEVVTSNIKRNCMQKGSVDWTRVIVEKPFGKDSESAAKLFKHLASLFKQEEVYLIDHYLGKEMVENIIYLR